From a region of the Epinephelus fuscoguttatus linkage group LG21, E.fuscoguttatus.final_Chr_v1 genome:
- the ncapg2 gene encoding condensin-2 complex subunit G2 isoform X2, whose protein sequence is MSKREAFIESVCKENVEDFLRFIQLHKDKTEPFDVEEVVQEMPRDQRQALWRKLVSLLEDVLQELPPEHWGEGREQGREDSMEVESAADPKHVMAVVDGVTLVAAVSSKVLQDGDTYTALLELAHRLHNVLVSLPVSEAPLQRHIHTLCEAWWKKGLKEKEQFGRTAFFISLQKSFILKKPGAEIQRVWSLHDVLLSLDYTSEDNKQIIDLLLQCFHRPVYIRNDDGKRFLVFLFSWNVNFIWVIHGTIKNQLQFYSKTMTTHITEVYFRAWKKASEDFLEEIESSCIQDFMQNAIFLHRASPVHAKVRQIVSYFHTRKGCNKVDKMLCNLYKPILWKALSAPNFEVRANATLLFTEAFPVHDPEQSNKNIDEAIQKQLDTVMGLLDDPHPTVRSNATLGVCKILAKCWELLPPTIITDFLKKLVMELAADSSSPDVRCSVFKCLTIVLDNSLSHPILEKLLPTLKYSLHDNSEKVRTAFLDTLIKVKAVRAAKFWDVCNMDHLLARLAVDSHSVSKRIVDLLFKSFFPVNESEREWCCRCITLIQMNPMAARKFYQHAHKHTAPTNIIKLMLAIRRVLNSCIQTECDVSEMNESNKENSTAEPLLGKDMAVVSSLLEVVVILWRSVEKALKQNEEAQKYTFAKFGNVVAKYFQAFEDERCTVPLIQLASFMPPAAVPAFSCGVLSKLRRMDSAAVPAQYSQLLDCMSSWGQTADILELITDWLSEALPKQGDKANTNRKVRIQETTEAKPALALAYLEYLFSHTSTREKLLALGQRPLKQLHTVLGNWRSVLYAHLSSATEDPESPSVETALKVFMYHSRLGAHLQHYSSEGRDYLLSLEHVAAWVAERVLPFLAKCTDDNDEEEGSERSQPLAAQITESFLTVCQDVLLVGLGDDTFKGQILHLCSLTLLSEAGYLCISAVLQILKEVADSYAPEENNNQDQDNEEGPTTVILGVVANIFQKIIELLAHRLRKEPEEGKQLCLSAVPGLTDFLQVAQTWDTGPLCGVFSTLFAVIIVEKRHLLQKITHPEEVIIPESVEDMPPLSCILLSVILKLPSLTRAFLTEVCSSFESEAISSLNELAALLHVLAVIRRTGQTKAGLKSAATSIQQQLHKHAVTSADSRDIQGVIYESSVKTLNEILAL, encoded by the exons ATGTCCAAGCGAGAGGCGTTTATAGAGTCCGTCTGTAAGGAAAATGTGGAGGACTTCCTCCGCTTCATCCAGCTTCAT AAGGACAAAACAGAGCCTTTCGAtgtggaggaggtggtgcagGAGATGCCCAGAGACCAGAGACAGGCTCTGTGGAGAAAACTGGTCTCACTCCTTGAGGATGTCCTGCAGGAGTTACCTCCAGAGCATTGGGGGGAGGGCAGGGAGCAGGGCAGGGAGGACAGCATGGAAGTGGAGTCAGCTGCAGACCCT AAACATGTCATGGCTGtcgtggatggtgtgacactgGTGGCTGCCGTGTCCTCAAAGGTCCTGCAAGATGGTGACACCTACACTGCCCTTTTGGAGCTTGCCCACAGGCTACACA ATGTTCTGGTGTCGCTGCCTGTCTCAGAGGCACCTCTGCAGCGCCATATCCACACACTGTGCGAGGCCTGGTGGAAGAAGGGGCTGAAGGAGAAAGAACAGTTTGGTCGCACAGCTTTCTTCATCTCTCTGCAGAAGAGCTTCATTTTGAAGAAACCA GGTGCTGAGATCCAAAGAGTCTGGAGTCTCCATGATGTGCTTTTGAGTCTGGACTACACATCAGAAGACAACAAGCAGATCATTGACTTGTTGCTTCAGTGCTTTCACCGTCCTGTTTACATTAGAAACGATGAC GGAAAGCGATTCCTGGTATTTCTTTTCAGCTGGAACGTAAACTTCATCTGGGTTATTCACGGCACCATCAAAAACCAGCTGCAGTTTTATAGCAA GACCATGACTACTCATATTACAGAGGTCTACTTCAGAGCATGGAAGAAGGCTAGCGAGGACTTCCTGGAGGAAATTGAGAGCTCATGCATTCAGGATTTTATGCAGAATGCGATCTTCCTTCATAGAGCATCTCCTGTCCATGCCAAAGTCCGACAG ATTGTGAGCTACTTCCACACAAGGAAGGGCTGTAACAAGGTGGATAAGATGCTCTGTAATCTCTACAAGCCCATTCTCTGGAAAGCTTTAAGT GCTCCAAACTTTGAGGTGCGCGCCAATGCCACTTTGCTTTTCACTGAGGCCTTCCCGGTCCATGACCCGGAGCAGAGCAACAAGAATATAGATGAGGCTATTCAAAAGCAGCTGGATACAGTGATG GGCCTCCTTGATGACCCTCATCCCACTGTGCGCTCCAACGCTACCCTGGGAGTCTGTAAGATCCTGGCCAAGTGCTGGGAGCTCCTCCCTCCTACAATCATCACAGACTTCCTGAAGAAGCTGGTGATGGAGCTGGCGGCCGACAGCAGCTCCCCTGATGTGCGGTGCTCGGTCTTCAAG TGTCTGACTATTGTCTTGGACAACAGTCTCAGCCATCCGATACTGGAAAAACTCCTGCCCACTCTCAAATACAGCCTTCATGACAACTCGGAGAAAGTCCGCACAGCTTTCCTCGACACACTGATCAAGGTCAAGGCAGTGCGTGCCGCCAAG TTTTGGGACGTGTGCAACATGGACCACCTGCTGGCTCGTCTGGCTGTCGACTCCCATTCGGTTTCCAAGCGCATCGTCGATCTGCTCTTCAAGTCCTTCTTCCCCGTCAACGAGTCGGAGAGGGAGTGGTGCTGTCGGTGCATCACCCTCATTCAGATGAACCCCATGGCTGCCAGGAAGTTCTACCAGCAcgcccacaaacacacagccccCACTAACATAA TAAAGCTGATGTTGGCCATTCGCCGTGTGTTGAACAGCTGCATCCAGACTGAGTGTGATGTGTCCGAGATGAATGAAAGCAACAAGGAGAACAGCACA GCTGAACCTCTGTTGGGGAAAGACATGGCTGTCGTGTCCAGTCTGCTGGAGGTCGTAGTCATCCTGTGGAGAAGTGTCGAAAAGGCCCTGAAACAAAACGAAGAGGCCCAGAAGTACACTTTTGCCAAGTTTGGAAATGTCGTGGCCAAATATTTCCAGGCTTTTGAG GATGAGCGATGCACCGTTCCTCTCATACAACTGGCCTCATTTATGCCCCCAGCTGCAGTTCCAGCCTTCAG CTGTGGCGTCCTCTCCAAACTGAGGAGGATGGACTCAGCAGCAGTGCCAGCACAGTACAGCCAGCTGTTAGACTGCATGAGCAGCTGGGGCCAGACTGCAGACATCCTCGAACTCATCACTGACTGGCTCTCTGAGGCTCTGCCCAAGCAAGGG GACAAGGCAAACACCAATCGAAAGGTGCGTATCCAGGAGACAACGGAGGCCAAACCAGCCCTGGCACTGGCATACCTGGAGTACCTGTTCAGCCACACTTCAACACGAGAGAAACTCCTGGCTCTTGGTCAGAGACCACTGAAGCAGCTCCATACAGTTCTAGGAAACTGGAGG TCAGTGCTGTACGCTCACCTCAGCTCCGCCACAGAAGATCCTGAAAGTCCCAGTGTGGAGACTGCACTGAAAGTCTTTATGTACCACAGCCGTCTCGGTGCACATCTGCAACATTAt TCCTCAGAGGGTCGAGACTACCTGCTCTCTCTGGAACATGTGGCAGCGTGGGTGGCTGAGAGGGTGTTGCCCTTCCTGGCTAAATGTACCGACGATAATGATGAGGAGGAAGGTTCAGAGAGGTCGCAGCCACTGGCTGCACAGATAACTGAG AGCTTCCTGACAGTGTGCCAAGACGTTTTACTTGTGGGTTTGGGCGACGACACGTTCAAGGGTCAAATCCTGCACTTGTGCTCACTCACCCTCCTCTCAG AGGCAGGTTACCTGTGTATTTCTGCAGTGTTGCAGATTTTGAAGGAGGTGGCAGACAGCTATGCACCCGAGGAGAACAACAACCAGGATCAGGATAATGAGGAAGGCCCAACCACTGTCATTCTGGGTGTTGTGGCCAACATCTTTCAGAAGATTATAGAGCTCTTAGCTCACCGTCTCAGGAAGGAACCAGAGGAGGGAAAACAG CTGTGTCTGTCAGCTGTTCCCGGCCTGACAGATTTCCTCCAGGTGGCACAGACCTGGGACACGGGGCCTCTCTGCGGGGTTTTCTCCACTCTTTTCGCTGTCATCATTGTGGAGAAGAGACATTTGCTTCAGAAG attaccCATCCTGAAGAGGTGATCATCCCAGAGTCAGTGGAGGACATGCCTCCTCTGTCCTGCATTCTGCTGTCTGTCATCCTCAAACTGCCCTCTCTTACCAG GGCATTTTTGACAGAGGTCTGCTCATCTTTTGAGTCTGAGGCCATCAGCAGTCTGAATGAACTGGCTGCCCTCCTGCACGTCTTGGCGGTCATCAGGCGCA CGGGGCAGACTAAAGCAGGTTTGAAGAGCGCAGCCACATCTATCCAGCAGCAGCTTCACAAACATGCAGTCACATCTGCAGACAGCAGAGACATCCAGGG GGTTATTTATGAATCTTCTGTGAAGACCTTGAATGAAATTCTGGCTTTATAA
- the ncapg2 gene encoding condensin-2 complex subunit G2 isoform X1 gives MSKREAFIESVCKENVEDFLRFIQLHKDKTEPFDVEEVVQEMPRDQRQALWRKLVSLLEDVLQELPPEHWGEGREQGREDSMEVESAADPKHVMAVVDGVTLVAAVSSKVLQDGDTYTALLELAHRLHNVLVSLPVSEAPLQRHIHTLCEAWWKKGLKEKEQFGRTAFFISLQKSFILKKPGAEIQRVWSLHDVLLSLDYTSEDNKQIIDLLLQCFHRPVYIRNDDGKRFLVFLFSWNVNFIWVIHGTIKNQLQFYSKTMTTHITEVYFRAWKKASEDFLEEIESSCIQDFMQNAIFLHRASPVHAKVRQIVSYFHTRKGCNKVDKMLCNLYKPILWKALSAPNFEVRANATLLFTEAFPVHDPEQSNKNIDEAIQKQLDTVMGLLDDPHPTVRSNATLGVCKILAKCWELLPPTIITDFLKKLVMELAADSSSPDVRCSVFKCLTIVLDNSLSHPILEKLLPTLKYSLHDNSEKVRTAFLDTLIKVKAVRAAKFWDVCNMDHLLARLAVDSHSVSKRIVDLLFKSFFPVNESEREWCCRCITLIQMNPMAARKFYQHAHKHTAPTNIIKLMLAIRRVLNSCIQTECDVSEMNESNKENSTQAEPLLGKDMAVVSSLLEVVVILWRSVEKALKQNEEAQKYTFAKFGNVVAKYFQAFEDERCTVPLIQLASFMPPAAVPAFSCGVLSKLRRMDSAAVPAQYSQLLDCMSSWGQTADILELITDWLSEALPKQGDKANTNRKVRIQETTEAKPALALAYLEYLFSHTSTREKLLALGQRPLKQLHTVLGNWRSVLYAHLSSATEDPESPSVETALKVFMYHSRLGAHLQHYSSEGRDYLLSLEHVAAWVAERVLPFLAKCTDDNDEEEGSERSQPLAAQITESFLTVCQDVLLVGLGDDTFKGQILHLCSLTLLSEAGYLCISAVLQILKEVADSYAPEENNNQDQDNEEGPTTVILGVVANIFQKIIELLAHRLRKEPEEGKQLCLSAVPGLTDFLQVAQTWDTGPLCGVFSTLFAVIIVEKRHLLQKITHPEEVIIPESVEDMPPLSCILLSVILKLPSLTRAFLTEVCSSFESEAISSLNELAALLHVLAVIRRTGQTKAGLKSAATSIQQQLHKHAVTSADSRDIQGVIYESSVKTLNEILAL, from the exons ATGTCCAAGCGAGAGGCGTTTATAGAGTCCGTCTGTAAGGAAAATGTGGAGGACTTCCTCCGCTTCATCCAGCTTCAT AAGGACAAAACAGAGCCTTTCGAtgtggaggaggtggtgcagGAGATGCCCAGAGACCAGAGACAGGCTCTGTGGAGAAAACTGGTCTCACTCCTTGAGGATGTCCTGCAGGAGTTACCTCCAGAGCATTGGGGGGAGGGCAGGGAGCAGGGCAGGGAGGACAGCATGGAAGTGGAGTCAGCTGCAGACCCT AAACATGTCATGGCTGtcgtggatggtgtgacactgGTGGCTGCCGTGTCCTCAAAGGTCCTGCAAGATGGTGACACCTACACTGCCCTTTTGGAGCTTGCCCACAGGCTACACA ATGTTCTGGTGTCGCTGCCTGTCTCAGAGGCACCTCTGCAGCGCCATATCCACACACTGTGCGAGGCCTGGTGGAAGAAGGGGCTGAAGGAGAAAGAACAGTTTGGTCGCACAGCTTTCTTCATCTCTCTGCAGAAGAGCTTCATTTTGAAGAAACCA GGTGCTGAGATCCAAAGAGTCTGGAGTCTCCATGATGTGCTTTTGAGTCTGGACTACACATCAGAAGACAACAAGCAGATCATTGACTTGTTGCTTCAGTGCTTTCACCGTCCTGTTTACATTAGAAACGATGAC GGAAAGCGATTCCTGGTATTTCTTTTCAGCTGGAACGTAAACTTCATCTGGGTTATTCACGGCACCATCAAAAACCAGCTGCAGTTTTATAGCAA GACCATGACTACTCATATTACAGAGGTCTACTTCAGAGCATGGAAGAAGGCTAGCGAGGACTTCCTGGAGGAAATTGAGAGCTCATGCATTCAGGATTTTATGCAGAATGCGATCTTCCTTCATAGAGCATCTCCTGTCCATGCCAAAGTCCGACAG ATTGTGAGCTACTTCCACACAAGGAAGGGCTGTAACAAGGTGGATAAGATGCTCTGTAATCTCTACAAGCCCATTCTCTGGAAAGCTTTAAGT GCTCCAAACTTTGAGGTGCGCGCCAATGCCACTTTGCTTTTCACTGAGGCCTTCCCGGTCCATGACCCGGAGCAGAGCAACAAGAATATAGATGAGGCTATTCAAAAGCAGCTGGATACAGTGATG GGCCTCCTTGATGACCCTCATCCCACTGTGCGCTCCAACGCTACCCTGGGAGTCTGTAAGATCCTGGCCAAGTGCTGGGAGCTCCTCCCTCCTACAATCATCACAGACTTCCTGAAGAAGCTGGTGATGGAGCTGGCGGCCGACAGCAGCTCCCCTGATGTGCGGTGCTCGGTCTTCAAG TGTCTGACTATTGTCTTGGACAACAGTCTCAGCCATCCGATACTGGAAAAACTCCTGCCCACTCTCAAATACAGCCTTCATGACAACTCGGAGAAAGTCCGCACAGCTTTCCTCGACACACTGATCAAGGTCAAGGCAGTGCGTGCCGCCAAG TTTTGGGACGTGTGCAACATGGACCACCTGCTGGCTCGTCTGGCTGTCGACTCCCATTCGGTTTCCAAGCGCATCGTCGATCTGCTCTTCAAGTCCTTCTTCCCCGTCAACGAGTCGGAGAGGGAGTGGTGCTGTCGGTGCATCACCCTCATTCAGATGAACCCCATGGCTGCCAGGAAGTTCTACCAGCAcgcccacaaacacacagccccCACTAACATAA TAAAGCTGATGTTGGCCATTCGCCGTGTGTTGAACAGCTGCATCCAGACTGAGTGTGATGTGTCCGAGATGAATGAAAGCAACAAGGAGAACAGCACA CAGGCTGAACCTCTGTTGGGGAAAGACATGGCTGTCGTGTCCAGTCTGCTGGAGGTCGTAGTCATCCTGTGGAGAAGTGTCGAAAAGGCCCTGAAACAAAACGAAGAGGCCCAGAAGTACACTTTTGCCAAGTTTGGAAATGTCGTGGCCAAATATTTCCAGGCTTTTGAG GATGAGCGATGCACCGTTCCTCTCATACAACTGGCCTCATTTATGCCCCCAGCTGCAGTTCCAGCCTTCAG CTGTGGCGTCCTCTCCAAACTGAGGAGGATGGACTCAGCAGCAGTGCCAGCACAGTACAGCCAGCTGTTAGACTGCATGAGCAGCTGGGGCCAGACTGCAGACATCCTCGAACTCATCACTGACTGGCTCTCTGAGGCTCTGCCCAAGCAAGGG GACAAGGCAAACACCAATCGAAAGGTGCGTATCCAGGAGACAACGGAGGCCAAACCAGCCCTGGCACTGGCATACCTGGAGTACCTGTTCAGCCACACTTCAACACGAGAGAAACTCCTGGCTCTTGGTCAGAGACCACTGAAGCAGCTCCATACAGTTCTAGGAAACTGGAGG TCAGTGCTGTACGCTCACCTCAGCTCCGCCACAGAAGATCCTGAAAGTCCCAGTGTGGAGACTGCACTGAAAGTCTTTATGTACCACAGCCGTCTCGGTGCACATCTGCAACATTAt TCCTCAGAGGGTCGAGACTACCTGCTCTCTCTGGAACATGTGGCAGCGTGGGTGGCTGAGAGGGTGTTGCCCTTCCTGGCTAAATGTACCGACGATAATGATGAGGAGGAAGGTTCAGAGAGGTCGCAGCCACTGGCTGCACAGATAACTGAG AGCTTCCTGACAGTGTGCCAAGACGTTTTACTTGTGGGTTTGGGCGACGACACGTTCAAGGGTCAAATCCTGCACTTGTGCTCACTCACCCTCCTCTCAG AGGCAGGTTACCTGTGTATTTCTGCAGTGTTGCAGATTTTGAAGGAGGTGGCAGACAGCTATGCACCCGAGGAGAACAACAACCAGGATCAGGATAATGAGGAAGGCCCAACCACTGTCATTCTGGGTGTTGTGGCCAACATCTTTCAGAAGATTATAGAGCTCTTAGCTCACCGTCTCAGGAAGGAACCAGAGGAGGGAAAACAG CTGTGTCTGTCAGCTGTTCCCGGCCTGACAGATTTCCTCCAGGTGGCACAGACCTGGGACACGGGGCCTCTCTGCGGGGTTTTCTCCACTCTTTTCGCTGTCATCATTGTGGAGAAGAGACATTTGCTTCAGAAG attaccCATCCTGAAGAGGTGATCATCCCAGAGTCAGTGGAGGACATGCCTCCTCTGTCCTGCATTCTGCTGTCTGTCATCCTCAAACTGCCCTCTCTTACCAG GGCATTTTTGACAGAGGTCTGCTCATCTTTTGAGTCTGAGGCCATCAGCAGTCTGAATGAACTGGCTGCCCTCCTGCACGTCTTGGCGGTCATCAGGCGCA CGGGGCAGACTAAAGCAGGTTTGAAGAGCGCAGCCACATCTATCCAGCAGCAGCTTCACAAACATGCAGTCACATCTGCAGACAGCAGAGACATCCAGGG GGTTATTTATGAATCTTCTGTGAAGACCTTGAATGAAATTCTGGCTTTATAA